The genomic stretch TGCATGGCGCACAAGATGGAGGGCCGGAGGGGTGTCTGTGGACGTTAGACTCGAGGCAGCCGCCGCTACGGCTTCGATGCCTTGATGAGCCCTGCTGATGCGCGGCCAATGGGAATCGCTGGGCGGCGTGTGCGCAGAATCGCGTCGACCCGGGACAGTGGCTTTCGTGGCTGGGCTTCTTGCTGAGTCTGCGCCGCAAAGGAGCTTCTGTCTCGACCCCTTTTTTGCGTGAGCGAGTGGTGGACTGGCGCCTGGCGCTCCCATCCTTGGCGTTGTAGCAGATACATGAGCCAGCGACGCCGTAAAGAGGCTGCATGGATTGCATGGATGAGACCGGACGGTAGCAGAAGTCGCTGGCAAAGCCCATTCGACGAGTGTCGATTGCGCGTCTAGGACTTTGATGTGATTGCCCGTACTGTCTACTTGTGTGTACCTTGCTGACATGGCGCCACCCTCCATCTCGACTCGTCAAAGCAGTCCTGAGTGTTGATAGTGTTCATTCTGTGGCCGTCGGTGACAGAGTCTTTCTTATGCGCACACCAGGCGTTACGGCTTCGCCCATATGCGAGCCCTCCCCAGGCAGGAATTGGTGCCCGTGGCAGCGATCCCCCCGGCTTCATCCAGTTTGAAATTCCTATTTTATGACTGCAGCCATCCCcccctcttttctccttttctcacCTCTGTTATCAATTTTGTGTTGTGTGtgtgagtgtgtgtgtgaacGGGCCTTCCATCTGACGGGCAACCAGACTTGGGCTTGAGATAATAATACCACGTTATTATTCCGCATTCTGCCGGGGgctgcaaaggaaaaaaaaaatctttcgTCCCTGCCTActtgatcttcttcctccctactcatctcttcctcctcatcttctttcttccacTCTCGCGCACCATCGCTTTCAGCATCCGAAAGCATTTACTCAGCGATCTGGCCCTGGCAGAGCCGGCCAACCATACCAGGACGACCCCATCCATCGCGTGCGGATCTCGCACACGCACATTGGCATTTGTGCATTCGGAGACACATTTCTCtcagctgttttttttttctcctgcgACGTGCATATTCCGCTGCTCTTCGGTGCATATAGCGCGCTTGGGTTGACGAATGAACCTTGCGTGAAGGGCCTCGGTCGCTGTCGCCTTGCTTGTGGCTCGCCCACATCGTTTCgtttctgcttctgcacCCCTGCCACCCTCCCAGCGGGCGTTGGGCAGCGTTGCATCCCACTACGATTGGGCAGTCGGTGGCTCCAGAAGTCGAATCAATTTTCGCCTTCGCCTTCtaagagagaaggaagaaaaaaaaaaaaaattactgcatcgcatcatcaccagccatGTCGCTCCATCAGCGAGTATCCGCCAATGGCGGGCGGAGGGCCTCTGTCTCGCACTCGGCGGCTTACGGTTTGTCTACCCATAATTTCTCACATGTGCCCAATCGCTCAATCCCATTTGCAGCGACGTCCGATTACGAGCAGCGCCTGCTCGACTCCCTCAACACGGCTCACACGGAGCTCAACAAGACCAACTCGGAAAGGGACCGCTATCTAGGCCTCCTCGAACAGgccaacaagaagctcgcCGAGGTTACCGTCACTAATACCGACCTCAAGTCTCAGAACCAGAACTTGAAAGACACCATCGCCTCTCTCCAGGAGAGGATCCAGCGCGGTAAGGAAGAAAGCGACAGGCTCGGCTTTGAGAATGATGCTCTGGCACAGGACTACGCCGAGCTCAAGGCCAAATACAGCAATCTGTCTCATCAATTCAATGCGCTGAACAGCGCCCCTCCTCCATTCTCTAACAACGCTACCAACGGATTGCCAGGGTCGATGGCAGAACGTCCCAAGCTCTCTCGCTCCTCCAGCAAGAAGGAGCGCAAGGAGGATCGTGAGGAGCGCAGCCGGGAGGAGCGCAGCCGGGTTCGAGACAAGGAAAAGTCTCGAGATCGTGAGAGAGAGGACAAgcgcgagagagagaaagaaaaagaaagggacaaggaaaatgtaaaggaaaaggaaaagaaagagcaCAGAGCTGAAAAGGAACGGCTCTCTCGTCGCTTTGAAGAGAGGCGTGTGGTTCCGCCTGCACCCGCCCCggcggctccagcgcctccacctccaccgATCACAAATCGACGGAACAGCTTCATCGAGGGCTGGGGCCCCGCCGGCCGGACGTCGTCAGCCTCGGGATCTTCCACTCGGAGTTACACCAACGGACCCCACGGACCCAACGGACACATTGGACACAATGGACACGCGCAAGTGCCTGCTGTCACACCTGTCAACAAGGCGCCCTATGCCAACATCTCCCGGACTGCTACCAACCCAATGACTCCTCGTATCTACAGCGCCGCTGGAAGCACAGCCGCCGTGTTCGATGACGACGGGGGCTACGAGGATGGCAACTATCATGCCTATCCAATCAGCCGATAAATGCACAATCAATTCCATTCTCTCGGGGCCACTTGCTCTTGCCAGACTATTGTGGATTACACGGAGAATGGCTTGCTGTCCAGACGATGGATGGTATGCAAGCAGCGGTTGTTGCTAGGGCCTAGTTGCTCTTTTCGTTTGGTGGATTGGCTTGATTTCCTTTCCCTTGCTATATCTGTATTATGGTGCTCCCAGTTGGTTTTTCCTTTGGCTCCCTCAGCCTTACTTCTTGGCTTTTCTCTGATCCTTGGACACGGCCACGCACAAGATTTCCTTCATGGCCCTGGTTCCACTTCTCCGCCACCGGGATTTTCAGCGGGGATGTCAACCGGTCCTCTGCCGCTCTCGGCCCATAAACAATGGAACTTGGACCAGTCCTTTCTCCGCTTTGCTTTTTACCCACCCGGCTACTCCTTGGCGCTATGCAGATTGGATATTAGCTGCATAGCTGTGTCCAGAGACCGGTATTTTTTGTTGACTGCAACCCATGGAGTCACATCAATCCTGACCCGCTTGGGACGCTGTCAACAGTAAATGCCATGACTATTAAGACGCTTTCTGCTTGGTCGCCAATGTCGGCTTCAGGCCTGACGTTTTGAGTTGCGCCCTTCCCCTCTGCTTACACCACCCTTTTGTGGCTTTTTACTCCTTCggttttcctcttctctttcttttttttcttctcctcttacaattttttcttcctctcaaCGGCCAGTTGTACTCAGCGGCCCATATTATCCTTATCAATTGTTTTATTGACTTGTCATCGAATTCGTTGTAAGTTGTGGTGTCCTTCTGTTTGGTGCCAGCGTCTCGTGCTAGCACAACTGGTCCGCCATCACACCGCGACTGTTTGTCAAGATGAAGCTTTCCCCTTCGCTCTCAGATGACCTTGCTCGCTGGGCAGAGCTCCAGCCCGTCTTTTTCACCGGCTCAGCTGCTACCCATGGGCGTCGCGTCAATGTTTCTCCCAAAGGACAAGATGCGCACTTTTCTGTTCTTGGCCCCAACCAATGCGCCTACATTGATCGCACTGGGTCTGGGTGTGAAACAATTTCTCATGCTTACGAAAACGGACGCCTCTGTCTCATGTTTATGAGCTTTGGTCCTTCCCCGCGAATCCTACGACTCTTCTGTCGTGTTACGGTCGTGGAGTGGGATCAGCcagcctttgctgctctgaTACGCAAAATTGCCAAAGGCAAGCGAGAGATTTTTGATGGAGCTCGCGCCGTCATTCTCTGTGATATTTGGCAAACTCAGACTAGCTGTGGATTTGGTGTGCCACGTGTGAAGAAGGGGCTTTATAGCcctgatggagatgttgaagatggcacTGGCATCGCCAGAGGGGTTGATGAAATCCTCCGCGAGGGGGTTCAGGACCGCGAAAAGCTTGATGAGCTTTCTGTTTTTGAACAGCGGCCCACGCTGGACACTTGGGCTACCAAGAAAACCCAAGGCAACCAGATGCTGGACTACCAGGTGACCAACAATACCCGCAGTCTTGATGGGCTTCCTGGGCTGAAGGCAGCAAGGCGTGAGGCCGGACAGGTGCTATGGGTGGGCGACCTGAAGGCTAGGCTGCGAAGGATCGCTTCGGAAGGCGAGGCCGTCGCAGCAGGATTTCTATTAGCGGTTTTGTtgtattttgttttctctggATTAGATTTACGTGGGATATATACTGCTGTGTTGTAACGTTATGGTATGAGATAGATGGAGGGATGGGTTGTTTGTATTTGCGTTTTCTCTCTATCTTCTCTTCattatcttcttctttttcttctttttcttcttcttcttcttctccttttcttcacctccccctccccctttttttcacCTTTATTACCACattccccttctttctttgggtATTTTTGATGACGTTTTGccgatttctttctttctatGGTCATGTTACGTTATGTCAAGTTACGATGTCCTTTTACCTTCAAAAATTCTTCTTAGGTAGTCATAGATTTATGAAAAAATGGTCCCTTGCGGGTAACGATGATATTAAATGCAACAGattgttgtttcttttgctcttcttacTTGGTAGCTGTGAATTGGTACTAACAACAGTCTGCATCCTTATTTCGTCTATGGACTTTTTCGTACACGGTCTACATCTACTCGTAGTGGACATTCAACTCATTCACGGAAACAACTGGCTATCTGTTATAAATTCGTTAAAGGTCCGTTAAACGAGTGACTTGTAAGGCATTAATACTAAGCATTGGCACCGAACATAAACATCTGTCCCCAGAGACCATAACTGATAGGCCGGTTCGAGAGAGATACTTGTCGTTTGCAATAGCAATGTTTCCAAACTAACGTTATAGATAGCTagctgcagctcatcatctccagcgaGTTTACCTCCCCCCAAAAATGCACCTGCAGTTTACTTTACAGTCTATCTCTCCTCCTATGCGTCTGTTGGTCAagatatatatgtgtgtgtattCATATATCGCTTGAGTCAAAAATCGAGATCACCCAGCAAAGGATTTTAACGACGTTTCCAAAATATTTGTCGCAGGAGCAGTAGGTTGTGCCCAATTTTGACGGCTTCAATGGTCCGGTTCCAGCTCGTAGAAAAAAGCGGCGTGGGCCCATTCAAGGGGGTTTTGCTTTGCGCTTTCAGTGACGGAATCTTTAATTGCTGATAATATTGTGCGCTGTTTGGAGTTGAGGCTCATATAGATCGCTGCTTTTGGTGTATTCGATAGGACACTGGCCATTTTCCTGTTATgtgaggaagatgattcAGCGGAGCCAATTTGAGATAACCCAACTAGGGGAAGCACATTCACTGCGCTGACGAGTTCGCTGAGATCAAAATCAGAATGATAATGGAGGGTGTCGATTTGGTTATTAGTCGCGAATCGCTCAGCCGCCGTTCGTTGCCGCAATAGGAGTACCGTTAGTAGAAGCAGGTTGATTGCTGTTAGTATTAGCAGCTCCTTTCCCACCCCTTCCACGTCTTCCACGTCCGCtgcttgagctcttctcaGGAGCAGCGTTATTACTTGTGGCGCTGGATGgggtggcagcggcagcagcattgccGCTACCAGATGAAGCCGGTGCAGGTTTCTTATCCTTACGCTCGAGAACTTGAACAGTTCCCTGTGCAACGGAAATGGGGCTGGCAGAAATAGCCTTGGCAAGGCCGGAATGGTCTGCAAAATCCACGTACGCGAAGCCCTTGCGCTTATCTACCTCGATAAAAGTAATGGTACCAAATACCTCCAAGGCTTGCTTCAACACAGGTTCGGTGATGCCCTGAGAAGAATTGGCGTGCTTCACAAAGCCACGAGTGGCGTTGGAAGATGACGCCGCGACAGATTTCTTTTGCGATGCTGAAGATTTGGCAGAGCCGCCCTTTTGGCCGTTTGCCGCATTGGCCGTGGACTTGGAACTGTTTTGTTGAGTGGCAGAGgcggcctcagcagcagccttgggtGAATCTGCGTCATTATTGGCAGCGGGCTTCTTCTTAAGGATCACTGGCGGAGTAGTGGTTGCACCCTGCCCAGATTTTTCCGATACTTTGGTCTTTTCAGCGTTTTTACCACTGCGAGTCTTACGCGCTGGCTGTTGGCTCTTGGAAGAGCTATTGGTCGATTGCTGAGCTTTAGCAGACGCCTGGGTACTGGTAGATTCTGCTGGAACTGGTACAGAGGGCTGCTGGTTCTCCTTTGCCGCCCCGGATGATTCCTTGTTCTCTTCGGTGGTGGCCGCCTTAGAGCCAGACTCGGCTTTAGCAGCATCTTGTCGGGCTCGCCGATAGGCACTACCTGGACTGAGACCAAGATCTCGCTGCAGCATGCGGGCAGCGATGGAGACTCCGGCACGGCGACTCTTGGGGGTTGgtgcttctgcagcagccgcctggCTCGCAGCTGgtttggcggcttcggcaGATTgttcggcagcagcagccttcttGGTAAGAATTTTAACAGGTTCCTTGGGAGCAGCTTTCTCAGACTTGGAactcttgttctctt from Trichoderma atroviride chromosome 3, complete sequence encodes the following:
- a CDS encoding uncharacterized protein (EggNog:ENOG41) codes for the protein MSLHQRVSANGGRRASVSHSAAYATSDYEQRLLDSLNTAHTELNKTNSERDRYLGLLEQANKKLAEVTVTNTDLKSQNQNLKDTIASLQERIQRGKEESDRLGFENDALAQDYAELKAKYSNLSHQFNALNSAPPPFSNNATNGLPGSMAERPKLSRSSSKKERKEDREERSREERSRVRDKEKSRDREREDKREREKEKERDKENVKEKEKKEHRAEKERLSRRFEERRVVPPAPAPAAPAPPPPPITNRRNSFIEGWGPAGRTSSASGSSTRSYTNGPHGPNGHIGHNGHAQVPAVTPVNKAPYANISRTATNPMTPRIYSAAGSTAAVFDDDGGYEDGNYHAYPISR
- a CDS encoding uncharacterized protein (EggNog:ENOG41~TransMembrane:1 (i251-269o)), which produces MKLSPSLSDDLARWAELQPVFFTGSAATHGRRVNVSPKGQDAHFSVLGPNQCAYIDRTGSGCETISHAYENGRLCLMFMSFGPSPRILRLFCRVTVVEWDQPAFAALIRKIAKGKREIFDGARAVILCDIWQTQTSCGFGVPRVKKGLYSPDGDVEDGTGIARGVDEILREGVQDREKLDELSVFEQRPTLDTWATKKTQGNQMLDYQVTNNTRSLDGLPGLKAARREAGQVLWVGDLKARLRRIASEGEAVAAGFLLAVLLYFVFSGLDLRGIYTAVL